One window from the genome of Gemmatimonadota bacterium encodes:
- a CDS encoding NADH:ubiquinone reductase (Na(+)-transporting) subunit D: protein MTAKEAKSLVWTPIFDDNPIGRQVLGVCSALAVTTKLETSIVMSLAVIFVITLSNISVSLIRNHIPSSVRIIVQMTIIASLVIIADQAIQAFAYNISKQLSIFVGLIITNCIIMGRAEGFAMKNPPTHSLLDGLGNGLGYSTILIVVGFFRELLGSGKLLGVDILPLVTEGGWYMPNGLMLLSPSAFFLIGFFIWVVRAWKPEQVEED from the coding sequence TTGACGGCGAAAGAAGCCAAAAGCCTGGTATGGACGCCCATCTTTGATGACAACCCCATCGGGCGTCAGGTATTGGGAGTATGTTCGGCACTCGCAGTGACCACAAAGCTGGAGACCTCAATCGTCATGTCTTTGGCGGTCATCTTTGTTATAACGCTTTCCAATATATCGGTAAGCCTGATCAGAAATCACATCCCATCCAGCGTGCGCATCATTGTACAAATGACCATTATTGCCTCACTTGTGATTATCGCCGACCAGGCTATCCAGGCATTTGCTTACAACATATCCAAGCAATTGTCGATCTTTGTCGGACTGATCATTACCAACTGCATCATCATGGGACGCGCCGAAGGATTTGCAATGAAAAATCCACCCACGCACAGCTTATTAGACGGCCTGGGAAATGGATTGGGTTACAGCACCATCTTAATTGTGGTGGGATTTTTCCGCGAACTTCTGGGATCGGGTAAACTTCTGGGCGTTGACATTTTGCCACTCGTCACCGAAGGCGGCTGGTACATGCCCAACGGCTTGATGTTATTATCGCCGAGTGCGTTTTTCTTAATCGGGTTCTTCATCTGGGTTGTGCGCGCGTGGAAACCCGAGCAAGTGGAAGAGGATTAA
- the nqrE gene encoding NADH:ubiquinone reductase (Na(+)-transporting) subunit E, protein MAEHYISLFVKAVFVENMALAFFLGMCTYLAVSKQVTTAVGLGIAVIVVQTITVPINNLIFTHVLTEGALAWAGLPNVDLTFLGLVTYIGVIAAMIQILEMVLDKYVPTLYNALGIFLPLITVNCAILGGSLLMVERDFNFSESVVFGLGSGTGWALAIVGLAGIREKMKYSNVPPALRGLGITFMTVGLMAMAFMLFSGIQL, encoded by the coding sequence ATGGCCGAACACTATATCAGCTTATTTGTCAAAGCCGTTTTTGTCGAAAATATGGCCCTCGCTTTCTTTTTGGGCATGTGTACATACCTCGCCGTCTCCAAACAGGTGACAACCGCTGTGGGCCTGGGCATTGCGGTGATCGTGGTCCAGACGATTACAGTGCCGATCAACAATTTAATTTTTACCCATGTCCTGACCGAAGGCGCACTCGCCTGGGCGGGCTTGCCAAATGTGGATCTCACATTTTTGGGCCTGGTCACATATATCGGCGTCATCGCCGCAATGATTCAAATTCTGGAAATGGTACTGGACAAATACGTACCCACCCTGTACAACGCCCTGGGCATATTCTTGCCCCTGATCACAGTGAACTGCGCGATCTTAGGTGGTTCCCTGCTCATGGTCGAACGCGACTTTAACTTTTCAGAAAGCGTCGTCTTTGGACTGGGCAGTGGCACGGGTTGGGCACTCGCCATAGTCGGACTGGCGGGCATACGCGAAAAAATGAAATACAGCAACGTGCCACCTGCACTGCGCGGGCTGGGCATCACGTTTATGACCGTGGGATTGATGGCAATGGCATTTATGCTCTTTTCGGGGATTCAACTTTAG